Below is a genomic region from Thermococcus sp..
TTCCTTCTCCCTCTTTGTGGGCTTTTCCTTAGGTTCCTCGGTATTTTCCTCATTCCATCCCCCAAGAAACAGTTCGACGACGGCATCAACGTTTTCCAGCTTCTTCTCTCCAGCCAGCTCGATTGCTTTGAGTTCAAGGGGTGAGAAGTACTCGCTCGGCCTCGGCACGTCTCCACCTTTAACGGCCCTGAGCTTCCTCTCAAAGCGCGTCCTTACGTAGAGGTACTTAACGTTTAATAGCTCCCTAATAGCTGAGACGTCAAAGGGTCTCTCCCACTTGATGTCGAGCCTCACAAAGGCGTCACTTGGGATTTTGGGGGCGAGCCTCCTCACTTCCCTCTTAACCGTTTCCTCGTCGGCCTCGATTTTGACATCAATGAAGGGCCTCACCCTCAGCTCGACGAACCTTGGTTTCCAGTTCTCCACTATGTAAAAGCCCTTCTCAATTCCGGCTTTCGGCTTGAACGTCCTCCCGTCCCAGCGGTACCTAATCTCGTAGTCTCCAAAGTCCCACCTCTGAAGAGAGCCCGAATATACGAGCTTTCCAACATCGTAGTTTGTCTCGAAGCGCCTGTGGATATGGCCCAAAGCGTAGTAGGGGTATCCCTTCGGCAGGTCCTCCATCCTGAGCTCAAAGTAGTCCCTCTGGCTTTCGGGGATAAGCCCCATCATCCTCTCGATGAGCTCCTTTATCCCCTGATGGAGCATGAGAATCGCGTCTCCCTCCGGTTTGAAGATGTCGCTTAGCTTATTCTTTTCGAGCCACGCGGCGCTCATGTACTTGAGCCCGTGTATTTCAACGCTCCTCCCACCTTTCTCAAAGACACCCTTAACGAGGTACTTGTTTCCAAGCCTCTCACTCGTCAGGTACTCGCTCTCAACCCTTTCCTCCCTAATTCCGACGAGGTTCAGCAGGCCCAGGCTTTCCAGAAGGTGATAAGCCGAGACCCTCCGCTGGGTTCTGTCATGGTTGCCCTCTATTGCAAAGACGGGTATTCCCTTCGCTTTGGGGATTTCGAGGGTCTCCATGGCATCCTTCAGGGTTTCCGGACTGGGCCTACTTGAGTGAAAGAGGTCACCGGCTATGAGGATGAAGTCCACCTTCTCTTCAACCGCTCTCTTTATAGCCTCCCTGAAGGCCCGAGCGAATTCTTCTGCACGGTAGGGCAGGCGGTACTGCTCGAAGCCGAGGTGAACATCCGCTATGTGGGCAAACTTCATCCCCGATTACCCCCGCCCCTCTGAGTTTTGGCGATTTTCAAAGCCTGGTCTGGAGTTAGCCTTCCCCGTTTGGTTTTATCAAAGTCCGAATCGAAGCTGACTATCTTGAGGTTGTATACCTCCGCTAGGCGATACTGATAGGCGTCGTCAAAATCAAGGTTGAATCTCTCGATTGCGTTGATTACCCCTTTGAACTCCAGCGGTGGAAGC
It encodes:
- the mre11 gene encoding DNA double-strand break repair protein Mre11 — protein: MKFAHIADVHLGFEQYRLPYRAEEFARAFREAIKRAVEEKVDFILIAGDLFHSSRPSPETLKDAMETLEIPKAKGIPVFAIEGNHDRTQRRVSAYHLLESLGLLNLVGIREERVESEYLTSERLGNKYLVKGVFEKGGRSVEIHGLKYMSAAWLEKNKLSDIFKPEGDAILMLHQGIKELIERMMGLIPESQRDYFELRMEDLPKGYPYYALGHIHRRFETNYDVGKLVYSGSLQRWDFGDYEIRYRWDGRTFKPKAGIEKGFYIVENWKPRFVELRVRPFIDVKIEADEETVKREVRRLAPKIPSDAFVRLDIKWERPFDVSAIRELLNVKYLYVRTRFERKLRAVKGGDVPRPSEYFSPLELKAIELAGEKKLENVDAVVELFLGGWNEENTEEPKEKPTKREKEEEKRKGKTPDLDAKPEEKTEKKSPKTKPGKGSNLLAWLGGGR